The nucleotide window AGATGGGACCGTAAAATGTTGTTTCAGTTGAGAATCCTTCCGAGTTTAGAGGTCGTATCGCTTTAGCAAATTTCCACCTACTAGGATATTCTATTTAATGAGATAAACATAATCCTCTTAAAAACCCTTTTAATAGTGTATTTAGAATGGAACAAACATAGGTACAGtgtattcttattattatagtttattacTCAAACAAATCACTCGAATTTATCATCAAGGCTAATTCTTTgacaaaaaaatctatatattcaAGTCTGATATGTACATAGTGTCATGTAGGTTTTTACATTTATAACGAAATGTTTGAACAAGCTATATCTGAATCCGTGGCAgtaaatcgttaaaaaatatctgtatcaAAAGGCGTGAATTTTGTACAAAACTTTAGTCTCGATGAAACAAGCAAATCTTCATTCCATGTAAGAATTCAACTGAACTCATgagaattgttttatttgtcaTGTTCTGTTTGTTTCTGAAAGTAACTTGCAGGAGTTTTCACGTTGTAAGAGTGTGCTTGTGATGGCTAGCTAATCGATTTCCGCTAACATCGATATTGACGGTAATTGTTGCGATATGGAATTTTTTTCTACAGAATGCCGTGTTTCTGACATTTACCTAGGATGAGTGCTGTGCATTGCATGTGTGAAAATTGTGTGAGGTAATAAATACACTTATCTGTAAGTTTTATTGACGAAGTTAAGCTAGTGACACGAAATTgacgattattttcgattagtGATCTTTCTACagttttagatattttaaaatcttctaTGTGAAAATTGTGACCACTAAAATAGAATACTGAAAAGTGAAGCCATAATATGAATAACTACTGATATAAGAACTAATATTACTGAAGATCACATTCGAGTCATACGACAATCCTGAAATCAAAGAACAGTCTAAGCAATGCCTACACAGGTTGAAACAAAACGATATTGGGGACCTACTCGAGCTATCTAGCGGTAAAATTCTTCGTGGAGCATGCGAAAACTGATCTTTTGCTATGACAATTGCATTAATCTTGATAAAGaacaattttattgtaaaaatatttagttaacgaatttattttattatcccAATACATCTTCTCATCCATGTCATATCATAACTTACAAAAACAGACATCGTATATTGTGAATTCTCTCATTTCGGTCATTTAAGGCGCAGATACATTAACTTGTTGCTATTTCTGTAATTATTTGGCTGGGAACGTATCCACAATCTAATGAATAATGAAGTATAAATTAATTGAGACAAATTCACTGGTTGTGAATCCGTGAAAGATAAAACATCAATACTGTTTTATTCATGTGGTATTAAATTAGTTGTTACATGGAAGAATTATTATCTAATGAAATcttatcatcattttcaaatataaaaatcattttgttggAACAGGTATAAAAATTTACTGGGGTTAACAAATTCTAATGAGAAACATATTCACCAGCTTCTCTGAAAAGATACATGCATTAGTCAAGATGCTCTTACATAGCGGATATGCGTCAACTGTTAGGAGCAGACCTCGGGGGAATAATTTATAGACCAGTCAGGTTTTTCCTGAGTATAACACCCACGgttgttgaaaaatttcaaatgaatgaaTCCAGTATGcatgtatgaaaatttttttaatacaactaaCTTGGAGCTTAAAATGTTTTGAACATTTCACTCAAGGTTCATCAGTATGTAGGAATTAATActcataatttcaaaaattcgtgcatgattccagaagtacctagcccaaagaagaaaacacaaaacttttagaaaaaaatatatgtgtcCGTTCAACGTAATCCGTTTAGCTTCatatacttttcccagcgatgttcaataagttcgattccctttttataataagaatcgtcaagctacTGAAACTAGCCATTAACTGCCTACAACACCTctccattgttggaaaatctttgaccatcgAGCTATTTCTTCCAGTCTTTACCTTATTTGGAACCGGTTTTCCCTTTTCAGCTCATTGTTTTTaatgttcttttgtttcgagtgAGGAGCGATGGACCCACGCTTCATCTATatttatgaaacggcgcaaataTTCGTCTTTATTTATgtcaaacattgccaaacaattgatggaaacatcttcacgacgctgtttttgtcccattgtgaacaaacgcggcacccatcttgcacatAGCTTACTCATGTCCcaaatttcagttaatatgcacactttcagtcgacgatcatccagtacctgtttgtggacttttttccagcatttctggagtcgtcaccttattcggtcttcgcaggtcgtatgACCTTGTTTAATCACCGCTacctaatattttactgttgataacgaaggagcagtctcatcgAGAGTAGATTCTAGTTTAGCTTTTATAATGGTTGGGCTGAGgcctttcaaatgaaagtattgTATCGCATAACGATAACCAcctttttccatgtttacactGCAAAcgaattattttcttccatCCAATGAAAGATGAAAATATGGATGTTTTCAGAGAATTATTTGTTCTCTACTGGTTATTTGTGTTATTCATCTctatatcattattttataattgtttcatTATCACTTCTATCATTGtgatgatatattttcaaatttgataacGTGATCATTTAACTAGACTATTACATCATTTTTCAAcactattaaatattaataagttCAACTACCCACTTTGGCGATGTAGAGTTGCATCTTGAATTAAACTAGAAgaatttcaactttaaaatgAGGCAACGAATGAGAGAACTACCGTCACaaaatactagaaaatttaaatttaaatgatatatCTAGATTCAAATATCATTTTACGGTAGTTAATACCACTAATAAAGAAcaactaataaatttcaaatttgtaattttggCTGAAAATAGGTATCGAAGTTTCGTGGCCTTTCGTGGATATTTGCATATGAAAAGAACTTATTTGGTATATTACCTCTGAAACTAAGAAACAGTCAAGACAGTTGCAGAGGGTGAATCTACGGTTGTTTTTCTTTTGGGGGAAGTCTTGGAATTTTGATCATCGACTGTATTCTAAAAGGTGAAGCAGTAACAGAAAACTATTAATTATCATTGTTTGATAAGATGAAGGGAGAAATCATAAAAAAGCGactgcatttaaaaaatatgtgatttttcATCAGGACAAATCACAAATTGCACTATTAATTGGTTAACCCGCCATTTTCACCAGAGCCCCCGGTGACTGTTTTcttgtttcctaaccttaaacTTGCAGGAGTGAGATTCTcatcgctggaaaaagtgtataaacttgaaaaaagaCTACGTATATCCATTAGGTTGGAAACTTTGAGCCGCATTTAAACTAATAGATCCGAACAGAACTTCAAGTTGAAAATCAACTTTATCTTGTATTATCTGCATAGAACGTATATGGTATGTTACCAAATATGTTCGGTATGTGCACCTAATAAAGAAATCAAACgcgaaaaagttttcaatattttttaaggatTATGATATTCACCTTTTCTGTAATAAATTCTagaatttcaacattattttcttccggttattattatatttgctCAATTCACTCCTTCTTTATCgacttttgtttaatttaagTCATAGCAATATAAAGTTCAATAAATTCCCTTTATACGTTTTATCTTATCTGATACTCTAATTGCATTTCGTGGGCtcaatattatacaaattatcattttcactTACCTATTCTCATAAAATGAGCTCTATTTCTCCTGAGTTTGTTCGAATCTCTTCCAAGTCTCATGAAATAACTGCCGTTTGATCTTCCATATCTTATATGCTCACTTCCTGATCTTTTTATCGGAACATCTAAATCGTTGTAGTCGTCATATAAGAATTCTTTGTTTCTTGAATCGCCTAAATTCCGACCAAATCTCATGAAGTGATTGtcctttttttcaatatcagaaTCGTCAGGATCTAGAAATTCGTCTGAATAGATGTTGATATTTTCCGAAGTTTCTGGATAACTATCTTCTAGATTCGCGATTGAAGATTGAACTAATATAAAAACGAATAATGATTGAGAAATCATGATGCTACCtgaaaaataagaacaaaataatTAGGTTTTCTTGTTGTGTTATCCAATGTCAATTGGATGGATAGGAGAGACGTGATAGATGTAGATAATGACACAAACGTCTTCAGCTTCAGCTGGATTATATCCAACAAGAATTATTTTTCCTGATATATAAGACGGTTATTATTTTATGGGATTCTTTATAGATTCTATAAAACATGTAAAGGATATGAGGAATattatttgagttagtttaagTGAATTATTGAGCGccttaatatttgttttgagaaaaaacatttcGAAGATATAACCGCTTGTTGTTATTTCAAAGGTAGATTTACtcaaaaaacattgttttatacCACGGATTGCTACTTAGACTAACTGTTTAATACTactacattttttgaaatcaagagaatgatataaa belongs to Diorhabda carinulata isolate Delta chromosome X, icDioCari1.1, whole genome shotgun sequence and includes:
- the LOC130901946 gene encoding FMRFamide-related peptides, producing the protein MISQSLFVFILVQSSIANLEDSYPETSENINIYSDEFLDPDDSDIEKKDNHFMRFGRNLGDSRNKEFLYDDYNDLDVPIKRSGSEHIRYGRSNGSYFMRLGRDSNKLRRNRAHFMRIGRAFQNHGEPIRYKRSVSSRQEENSEKPGNENPKWRRDIFLRFGKSPSFLRYGRKYESIESLPSIFNANQQLGVLLARLLASREGGRNPYDNVA